The sequence below is a genomic window from Chrysiogenia bacterium.
AAGGAAGCGGTGGGTCGCACAGGCAAACCGGCAAACTTCGAAATCACGGACGAGAAAATCCGAAAGTACGCCGAGGCCACGAACGAAGACAATCCCCTCTTTGCCAGCGCCGAGAGACTGCTGGCCCCACCCTGCTTTGCCTTCACCTATTCCTCGCCCGGAATGGCGCGCGTGCTAGGGCGCCCGGACCTGGGCGTCGATTTTCTTCGGCTCGTGCACGGCGAGCAGGTGTTTCGCTACCACCAGCCTGTGTGGTCCAACCAGAACGTGACCAGCCAGGCGATCATCGCAGGAGTCGAGACCAAGGACACCGGTGAGACACTCACCATTGATACCCGCGCGACCAATAAAGCAGGCGAGCTGCTCACCGAATCCCGCTTTGTCTTTTTCATTCGCGCAAAGGATGGTGCTTCAACCAAGAAACCCCCTGAGCCCGAACCGGCACGCAACTGGCTGTTCAAGACCGTCATGGAAGTCACCCCCGATCAGGCCACCCGCTACGGACAGGCCTCGGGCGATCGCAACCCCATCCACATGGACCCCGAGGCGGGAAAGCGCGCGGGCCTCGGCGGCGTCATTCTCCACGGCCTGTGCACCATGGCCTTTGCTTCACAGGCCGTGATCGACGGATGCCTGGACGGGGATGCCACGCGGCTCAAGCAATTTGGCAATCGCTTTGCACGCCCGGTGCGCCCCGGAGACACTGTCACCACGCGCGTCTGGAGCGAGGGAGAGGGCCGCGTCGGGTTCGATGCCCTCATCCAGGACGGCACCATCGTGCTCAAGAATGGCGTCGCCGAGTTCGTCTGAGTCTGGAGAGAGCTGATGGTCGCAAATCACATGGATGCAATCGTGCAGATGTATCCCGAGCTTCCCTTCCACAAGGTGCTCGGGTTCGAGATCCTCAAAACCGTCCCCGACATGGCGCGTGTACACCTGCCCTTCAAGAGCGACCTGGTCAGCAGCGGCAACGCCTACCATGGCGGGGTAATCGCCTCGCTCATGGATCTCACCGGCGCGCTGGCTGCCTGGAGTGGTCACGACCCCCAAAAAGGAACGCGCGCGGCTACTGTCTCCTTCACAGTGCAATACCTCGCCGCCGCCCGCGGTGAAGATATCATCGCCGAAGCCCGCGCCACCGGTCGGGCGAAAGAACTCATCTTCTGCGATGTCTCCGTCCGTACAAAGGAAACCGACCGCCTGATCGCGATCGGCAACCTCGTGTACCGAACCGGCTAAGAGCCGCTTATGGACTCACGATCACAATATTCGCAGTGGGGGAGTATTTACTTCCGTAATTGCTTGGGGTCAGAAGCGTGAAAGTGGCGGAGCGGACGGGACTCGAAATCGGGCACCCGGAGGGTGTCTCGAGGGAGTTGAGAGGCATTGAGTGCCGCAACACGCCGCACGTTTTCTCAATCCACGGATTTGCGATGGCTCTTGCGGTTCACTGAGGCACCGATGCGCCTTGCCCCTTGTATGGCTGAGATCTCGCTACCTTCCCACCAACTTCCGGCATACTTTCTCTGTTAGAGGATCCATCGGGAAGTAGCTCTCGATGCGCAGCTCCTCGAGCATCACCGTCTGCCGGCTGCTGAATCGGGTGATGGTGGTGTTAGGATGAGAGGACATCGTCTCCGAGCCGGAACTTCAGCAGCAGCACTGGCCAGGGGCATAGAGGGCTTCAAACATATTCTCACGGGGATGGTTGTAGAAAACCGGTGCAGGCCACGAGCACTGCGAAATTCGCAGCGAGCTTCCTAGCTGGCGGCGGAGAGAGTAACGATGTCGCGAAGGGACGCTGCTTCGACCCTGTGGCGCCCGGAGTTCTTGGCGCGATAGAGCAGGCTGTCAGCGGCTTCCAGCAGGCTTTCGCCGTCGAGGTTCGCCCCGGTGTGGGAGGTGACGCCGATGCTCACCGTCACATTGAATTGCTCACCGCCGCAACGAAACGAGAGCGCCGCGACGGTGCGGCGGATGCGCTCTGCCAAAACCCGCGCACCTTCGAGGTCCGTTTCAACGGCCAGGATCGCAAATTCCTCTCCTCCCACGCGGGCTGCGATGTCCAAGTCAGAGCGGGCAACGCCTGCAAGGGCTCGGGCAATCTGTCGGAGCACTTCGTCTCCAACAGCATGCCCGTAGGTGTCGTTGATCTTTTTGAAGTGGTCGATATCGCACATGAGAAGCGACATGGGGCGGCTTGCACGCCTGGCCCGTGTCACTTCCTCGGAAAGCTCCGCCATGAATCGCCTGCGATTGGCCAGGCACGTCAACGGATCGGTCAGTGAGAGCGCCCGAAACTCCGCTTCCCGCTCGCGCGAGAGCTTTGCAAGGAAGGTCATCATTGCCAGCTGCCTCGAAAGTGCCTGGAACTGTGCTTCGCGTTTGTGCCATGCGCCCGCAAGAAAGACGGTTCCGGCCAGAGCCATAACTGCGAGCACCAAAGGCGCGCCGTAGCCAATGAGCTGCGCGTGGCTGAATAGGCGCATGGCGTGATTTGGACCCGCCAATGCTGCCCGCGCATCGGCGATCGCCGCGATGGGTGGCAGCCCGCCCGGAAGGGGCACTTGCAGCGCGGCGCCGCCGTCGCACGAAAGGGTCAGCGACATCATCATTATCGTCACGAATACCCGGACTGCGGATTCCATTGAAACATCCCCTCCCTGCATTTGGGCCGCCCCTCACCCAGTGCCCGCTAGGGCACTGTGACCACGGCCACTGCGGGCTCACCCGCGCTCCCCATACAGATGAGGAAGAGCTCCGTGCCGCCGGTCTGCCCGTGGGCGAGCACGCCGCCGCCAAGACCGGCAACGGACGTTACCAGCACGCTGCGGTCTTCGTCGTTGAAGAGGTGGCAGCTCTCAGCATAGGTGCTGGTCCATGTGATGTTGGTGGCGTCGGCCTTGAAGGAATCGATGCGCACCGCGCTTGGGTCGTAGTGACGCCCGTCATCGACAGTTTCACTGCCTGTGCCGTCGATGTCGCTCTCGGTTTGTCCATCGGCGCGGGTGGTCTGCGCCTCCCAAAGGCCCTCGCCGATGGCGGCGTCGGCGGCGGCGTTGTCGCCCGCGTCGATGCAGCCTGTATCGGCGCCTGCGGGATCAAGAAACAGCTCGCCACCCGCGTTGGGTTGTTCGAAGGGCTGGCCCGTAAGGGTGACATTGCCAGTGCCTTCGATGTCGGTCTCGTTGCAGGTGTGGCTGGCCGTCAGGTTGCCGCTCCCGCTCACGACGATCTCCGAGCTCACGGGATTGCTGGATGCAGGGTTGTCATCGAGGTTTCCGTAGAAAGCGCCGTTGATGACCTCCACGCTGCTGGATTCCACAAGAATCGCTCCGCCCACGCCGTCGTGATCATCGTCGAGAAAGTCGGCTTCGTTGGACTCGAAGCTCACGTTGATGAGGGACGAGTCGTCCCAGAGGAACGCGGCACCACCGTCGGATTCAGCGAGATTGCCGCGAAACGTGGCGTTGATGAGCGTGAATTCTCCGGAATCGTTGTAGACAGCGCCGCCCTGGTCGCCGTAGTTCTCGGCGAACGTCGCGTTGACGAAGGTGGTGGCATCGCTGGCCAGTATATACAAGCCCCCTCCGTACGTGGCGCTGTTGCGCGAGAAGGTGAGGTTCATTGCCATGAGCGAATAGTCGTCGGACATCCCGCCGCCATTGGACATCCCCCCGCCAGAGGAATGGGGGCCGCCCTGGTTGTTCACGAAAGCGACGTTGCCCATCGCCGTATCCGACATCAGGAGGCACAGTCCGCCGTTCCCCCAGGTTCCCGCGTTCGCGAAAAGGATTACGTCCGAGAACGATACGCCTGAAAAACCGGTGAGTATCGAACAATTGAAAGCGGTGTTGTGATGGAAGACGACGTGATCAATGCTCAGCCCGCTCACGCTGTCGTTGTACATCGCGCTCCCGCTGATGCACTCGAAGGGGCCGTCACACGGATAGTCGACATGGCCGCCGGTTACCTGGAAGCCCGAAAACCGGGCGCTGCTTGCCCCCACAACCACGTGCCAGGAGTCGTCGGTGGTGGGCCCGTCGCCGGTGTTGTCGCCGTCCAAAATCGTGGGGTTGGCAATCCAGTCGCTGTCCTCGTGCGTGCACTCGCCGCCGGTGAACCCGCCGAAGACCGACACCCCCTCGGCCATGGTGAGTACGGGGTCCGTGCTTCCCGACTTGTAGGTCCCGGCCGCGACCCAAACTTCGTCACCGGAGGTGGCCGCGTCCACAGCCGCCTGAACGCTGGTGAAGGCGCTCTCCCAGGTAGTGCCGTCTTCGTCGCCCGAGTCGTTGTTCTGATTGACGTAGAGCACGTTTTCAGGGGGCTCGCAGGCAGGTAGAGCAATCGGATCCTCGGTGAGCGGGCATCCACCCATGAGGGCAGCGATCAGCAGTGCCAATGCGCTCAAGCTCCATTTTGCGTTTTCCGGTTTCTTCATATCCATGCTCCCGCCTTCTTGTTGCTTACGGATTGATCGCCGTTGCCACGGCCGGCTCGCCCGCGCTTCCCATGCAGATGAAGAAAAGTTCGGTGCCGCCCGCCTGCGCGTGGGCCAGCGTGCCGCCGTAGAGATCCATCTCGGGAACCGCAATGATGGTCTTGTTTGCATCGTTGAAGAGGAAACAGTTGTCGGCATAGGCGCCGGTCCAGGTGGCGTTGGCCCCGTCGGCGCTGAAGGAATCGATGCGCACAGCGAAGGGATCGTAGTGACGCCCGGCATCGGCCTGCTCGGTTCCCATTCCGTCGACGTCTGCCTCACTCATGCCGTCGGCCCGGGTGGTCTGCGCCTCCCACAATCCCTCGCCGATGGCGGCGTCGGCCGCGTCATTGTCGCCCGCGTCGATGCAGCCGGTATCGGCGCCCGCGGGGTCAAGAAACAGCTCACCACTTGCGTTGGGTTGCTCGAAGGGCAGGCCCGCGAGCGTCACGTTGCCGGTGCCGGAAAGGCCGGTTTCGTTGCAGGTGTAGCTCGTGGTGATGGCGCTGCCCTTGACCGCAAAGGTATCCGCCGGTGCGGGGCCGCCGACCCCTTCGTCGTTGTGGTCGAGATTCCCGTAGAGCGCACTGTTTGTAATCGTTATCTCACCATCGGTGGTGAAGATGGCGGCGCCTTCGAAGTCGTAGCCCTCGTGCTCGACGAAATCGGCCTCGTTGTAGGCGAAGGTGCTGCTGGTAATGGTGGCATCGGCCCACAGGTGCAGGGCCCCGCCGACGACGGCCGCCATGTTGCCCTCGAAGCTCGTGTTGGTGAGCCAGAGCGAGCCGATATCCTGTTGCAGCGCGCCGCCCCTGTAGGCGGAGTTTTCCCTGAACGTCGCGCCGACGATGGTCACCGATCCGCCGTTCTGCCAGATCGCGCCACCTTCATGCGCATTGTTCCGGACGGCGGATGCATTGGTCACCATCACCGTGGAGTTGGTCTCGGTGAGTGCGCCGCCTTCGGATGCACCGCCGCCGTGGTTGCTGACGAAGGCGATGTTGTTGAGGGCCACCTCGGAGTCGCCGATCAGGAGTCCGCCGGTTTCCTTGGTGCCGGTGTTGCCAAAGTAGATTGTGTCCGCGAAAGAAACGCTCGAACGAACATTGGAAACGGGTGCAAAGAAGCCTGCGTTGCCGTGGAAAATGACGTGATCGACACTCAGATTGCTGACATCAATGTTGTACATCGCGCTGCCGAAGACGCAGCTGGGGACGTCACCGCAGGGAAAGTCCCCATAGCCGCCGGTCACCTGAAAGCCTGAAAACCGGGCACCCGAAGCACCTTCGACCACGTGCCAGGCATCGTCGCTCGTGGGTCCGTCGCCAGTGCTGTCGCCGTCCAAAGTCGTCGGGTTTACGATCCAGTCGCGCTCGGCGGCACTGCACTCGCCCCCGGCAAATCCGCCGAGAACGGAGACCCCATCGGCCATGAGGACGAGAGTCTCGTTGCCGCCCGACTTGTAAGTCCCCGCCGCGACCCAGACTTCCTCGCCGGTAGTGGCCGCGTCGACCGCCGCCTGGACAGTGGTGAACGCACTCTCCCATGATCTGCCGTCCTCGTCGCCCGAGTCGTTGGCCTGATCGACGAGGAGCACCCCTTCGGGGATCTCGCAGGGAGTTTGAGCAATCGGATCCTCGGTGAGCGGACACCCGCCCAAGAGGACACCGATCAGCAGTGCCAGTGTGCTCAAGCTCCACTTTGCATTTCCGGGTTTCTTCATATCCATGCCCTCGCCTTCTTCTTGTTTACGGAACGATCGCAGTTGCCACGGCGGGCTCGCCTGCGTTCCCCATGCAGATCAAAAAGAGTTCGGTTCCGCCCGCCTGAGCGTGGGCGAGCATTCCGCCGTCGAGATCCGCTTCGGGGATCACTGCCACGGCGTCGTTTGCGTCATTGAAGAGGAAGCAGTTGCCCGCATAGGCGCCGGTCCAGGTGATGTTCGTGCCGTCGGCGCTGAAGCTGTCGATGCGCACCGCGAAGGGATCGTAGTGACGCCCGCCGTCGGGGGTCTCCGTGTTCACGCCGTCGATGTCGCTCTGGGTTTGCCCGTCGGCGCGGGTCGTTTGCGCCTGCCAGGTTCCGAACCCGAGCGCGGCGCTGGCGATGCCGGGGTTGCCGGCGTCGATGCAGGAGGTGTCCGCGCCGGCAGGGTCGAGAAAGCTCATCGGGCTCGCCGTGGCGTATTCAAAGGGCAGGCCCGCGAGCATCACGTTGCCGGTGCCCGCGATGCCGGTCTCGTTGCACGAGTAACTCGCAAGGAGGGTGCCGCCGATGATGTTGAGCTCCGAAGTCATCGGGGAACCGCCGTCGTCCTGATCGAGATTCCCATAGAAGGCGGCATTGCTGATTTCGTAGTCGCCATCGATGGTGGCAACCGCGCCGCCCACGCCGTCGGTCATGTCACCGGTGTCGGCGTCCGCCTGGTTGGAATCGAAGGTGACGTTGACGAACTCACCGAAATCGTTGGTGCTGCCATCGAGCAGGATCGCGCCGCCGCTCTCGGCGGCCACGTTGCCGCGAAAGGTCACGTTGGCAAGCAGGAAGGTATCGTCAGTGTCGACAGGCTGAGTGATCTCTCCCGCGCGCAGTCCGCCGCCGACGATGGCCGTGTTCTCGCTGAAGGTCGCACCGACGATCGTGACCAAGCCGCTGTCGATGTTGACCCCGCCCCCGTAGTCGGCCTCATTGCGCACGAACGTGACGTTGCTTGCTGTCACAACGGAACCTTGATTGGCGACGTCCAGGCCGCCTCCGACACTGGTTACGTCTCCCATATTGTGAACGAACGCGACGTTGTCCAGATCTAGCGTAGTGGAGGCGCTCTCCATGCCGGCCGTGGCGGAATAACCGGTGTTTCCGACAATCAGCACGTTGGAGAACGAGATTGTGGCGCCGAAGTTGTAAATCGTCGCGCCGTCCGTGTGGTTGTCGTGGAAGATTACGTCGTCGACGAACATCTCATCGAGGCCGGCGCCGAGATTGGCCATGCCCGCACCCGTGGTACAGTAGGGGCCGAACTGCGGGCAGCCCGCTTCGGTATTTCCTCCGGTGACGCGGA
It includes:
- a CDS encoding DUF1565 domain-containing protein, which gives rise to MDMKKPGNAKWSLSTLALLIGVLLGGCPLTEDPIAQTPCEIPEGVLLVDQANDSGDEDGRSWESAFTTVQAAVDAATTGEEVWVAAGTYKSGGNETLVLMADGVSVLGGFAGGECSAAERDWIVNPTTLDGDSTGDGPTSDDAWHVVEGASGARFSGFQVTGGYGDFPCGDVPSCVFGSAMYNIDVSNLSVDHVIFHGNAGFFAPVSNVRSSVSFADTIYFGNTGTKETGGLLIGDSEVALNNIAFVSNHGGGASEGGALTETNSTVMVTNASAVRNNAHEGGAIWQNGGSVTIVGATFRENSAYRGGALQQDIGSLWLTNTSFEGNMAAVVGGALHLWADATITSSTFAYNEADFVEHEGYDFEGAAIFTTDGEITITNSALYGNLDHNDEGVGGPAPADTFAVKGSAITTSYTCNETGLSGTGNVTLAGLPFEQPNASGELFLDPAGADTGCIDAGDNDAADAAIGEGLWEAQTTRADGMSEADVDGMGTEQADAGRHYDPFAVRIDSFSADGANATWTGAYADNCFLFNDANKTIIAVPEMDLYGGTLAHAQAGGTELFFICMGSAGEPAVATAINP
- a CDS encoding PaaI family thioesterase, with the protein product MVANHMDAIVQMYPELPFHKVLGFEILKTVPDMARVHLPFKSDLVSSGNAYHGGVIASLMDLTGALAAWSGHDPQKGTRAATVSFTVQYLAAARGEDIIAEARATGRAKELIFCDVSVRTKETDRLIAIGNLVYRTG
- a CDS encoding GGDEF domain-containing protein, which produces MESAVRVFVTIMMMSLTLSCDGGAALQVPLPGGLPPIAAIADARAALAGPNHAMRLFSHAQLIGYGAPLVLAVMALAGTVFLAGAWHKREAQFQALSRQLAMMTFLAKLSREREAEFRALSLTDPLTCLANRRRFMAELSEEVTRARRASRPMSLLMCDIDHFKKINDTYGHAVGDEVLRQIARALAGVARSDLDIAARVGGEEFAILAVETDLEGARVLAERIRRTVAALSFRCGGEQFNVTVSIGVTSHTGANLDGESLLEAADSLLYRAKNSGRHRVEAASLRDIVTLSAAS
- a CDS encoding MaoC family dehydratase N-terminal domain-containing protein, yielding KEAVGRTGKPANFEITDEKIRKYAEATNEDNPLFASAERLLAPPCFAFTYSSPGMARVLGRPDLGVDFLRLVHGEQVFRYHQPVWSNQNVTSQAIIAGVETKDTGETLTIDTRATNKAGELLTESRFVFFIRAKDGASTKKPPEPEPARNWLFKTVMEVTPDQATRYGQASGDRNPIHMDPEAGKRAGLGGVILHGLCTMAFASQAVIDGCLDGDATRLKQFGNRFARPVRPGDTVTTRVWSEGEGRVGFDALIQDGTIVLKNGVAEFV